From a region of the Mercurialis annua linkage group LG1-X, ddMerAnnu1.2, whole genome shotgun sequence genome:
- the LOC126661783 gene encoding disease resistance protein RPM1-like: MAQLRVNTKTSENGWSGGGGRRLWLQFQLAEVKKFDRELHLIDETVTNLVLIFKKFKKTLDLEGAPLDHLPAEVGNLWHLRYLSLRKTKVKKLAKSIGRLCNLETLDLRQTPVYDLPVEINRLLKLRHLLAFFININDEPDPNFQRGVKMNGSIGSLKSIQKLSYIEVDQDTGLIQQVEKLTQLRKLGIKKLKRESGVELCSALEKMPHLCTLRISSLNKEEFLDLQALSYPPPLLQRLSLSGPLVELPHWITKLRSLVRIQLNWSRLLDDALQILQDFPNLQELGFYEGYNGDELHFKNGYFGKLKVLYLRGLIGLNKLTIDEGALPLLEKLSIGPFPKFNKIPSGIHFLRNLKRLKLFDIQTQIVLGILPDNGHDYWKVEHIAIVNLYYKIKGERYRSYKLGDSDLFKRLESIEE, from the exons GTTGGTCAGGTGGTGGTGGTCGGAGGTTGTGGCTGCAGTTTCAGTTAGCGGaagttaaaaaatttgatcGAGAATTGCACTTAATTGACGAAACAGTTACTAATTTAGTTCTTATTTTT aaaaaatttaaaaa AACACTGGATCTGGAAGGAGCTCCATTAGATCACCTGCCTGCAGAAGTGGGGAATTTGTGGCATTTGAGATACCTAAGCCTAAGAAAGACAAAAGTGAAGAAACTTGCAAAATCCATCGGCAGACTCTGCAACTTAGAGACGTTGGATTTAAGGCAAACCCCGGTATATGATCTTCCAGTTGAGATCAATAGGCTACTGAAACTTCGACATTTACTAgcattttttatcaatataaatgaTGAACCAGATCCTAATTTTCAACGTGGTGTGAAGATGAATGGTAGCATTGGGAGTCTAAAGTCTATACAAAAGCTCAGTTACATTGAAGTAGATCAGGACACTGGCTTAATTCAGCAGGTCGAAAAGCTGACGCAATTGCGGAAATTGGGGATCAAAAAACTGAAAAGAGAAAGTGGGGTTGAATTGTGCAGTGCATTGGAGAAGATGCCCCATCTTTGTACTCTCAGGATATCTTCACTAAATAAGGAGGAGTTTCTTGATTTACAAGCATTGTCTTATCCTCCTCCTCTGCTTCAGCGTCTCAGCTTAAGTGGGCCGTTAGTAGAGTTGCCGCATTGGATAACCAAACTCAGGAGTTTGGTTAGAATCCAATTAAACTGGTCGAGATTGCTTGATGATGCATTGCAAATCCTTCAAGATTTTCCGAATTTACAAGAACTAGGGTTTTACGAGGGATACAATGGAGACGAGTTGCATTTCAAGAACGGATACTTTGGAAAACTGAAGGTGCTCTATCTTAGGGGCTTAATTGGGTTGAACAAACTGACTATAGATGAAGGAGCACTGCCCCTTCTGGAGAAACTAAGTATAGGGCCTTTTCCTAAGTTCAACAAAATACCCTCTGGAATCCATTTTCTGAGAAATCTAAAAAGGCTAAAATTATTTGACATACAAACACAAATTGTACTTGGAATTCTACCAGATAATGGACATGACTATTGGAAAGTTGAGCATATAGCaattgttaatttatattataagaTTAAAGGAGAGCGATACCGTAGCTACAAGCTTGGCGATTCCGACTTGTTTAAACGCTTGGAGAGCATTGAAGAGTGA